The Mycobacteriales bacterium genome segment CGTCTTCACCCCCCGCAACAGCAAGCAGAACGGCCAGTCCAAGCTCGACCACACGCTGGCCGCCGCGGTCCGCCGGGCCGCGCCCGAGGGGTGGACGGTGCACGTCACCGGCATGCGCGAGCTCACCAACGCCGCGCCACCGAAGAAGAGCGCCGGCGTGGCCGCCGAGAGCATGATCGGTGGCCTCGGCGCGCTCGTCGTGCTCGTGGTCGTCTTCGCCAGCCTCCTCGTCGCGCTGCCGCTGCTCGTCGCCGCGATCTCGATCCTCACGACGTTCCTGCTGCTCGGCGGACTCACCGCCCTGACCGATGTCAGCTTCATCGTCGAGTACCTCGTCGCCCTGATCGGCCTCGGCGTCGCGATCGACTACTCGCTGCTCGTACTCACCCGCTGGCGCGAGGAACGGGCGGCCGGGCTCGACGCCCGCGCTGCCGCCCTCGCCGCGACGGTCGCCGCCGGCCGCGCCGTTGTGTTTTCCGGACTGACCGTGGCCGCGGGGCTGCTCTCCCTCGTCGCGCTGAACGTGCCGTTCCTGCGCTCCATCGGTTACGCCGGCATGCTCATCCCGCTCGTCTCCGTTGCGGTGGCGGTGACCCTCCTCCCCGTGCTCCTCGCGCGCGTCGGCGACCGGCTCGAGTGGCCACACGAACGGCGGGAAGACGCGGTCAGCACCACCTGGTCCCGGTGGGCAGCCGCCGTCTACCGGCACAAGATCGTCGCCGCCCTGCTCGGGCTCGCCGTCCTCGCAGCACTCGCGACGCCGCTGCTGGCGATCCGGCTCGGTGAGCCGCGCACCGCGACCCTGAGCAAGCAGGGCCCGGCGCGGACCGCACTCGACACGCTCACCCACGGTGGCGTCCCGAGCGGGGTCCTCACGCCCCTAGAGGTGCTCGTGCACGGTGACCCCGCGCCGGTCGAGACCCGGCTGCGCAGCGTGAGCGGCGTACACGCCGTGGTCGCGCCCGCGACGGCCCGCCGCGCGGGGACGGCCCTCGTCGACGTGCTGCCGGCCGCGGAGGCCGGCCAGCACGCCGGCAAGGCCACGGTCACCGCCGTCCGCGACGCGGTACGCGACGACCCGGCCGTCATCGGCGTCGCGGGGGTCGGCCCATCGACGGTCGACGCCGTGCATGCGATCTACGGCAACTTCCCGCTCATGCTCGCGACGATCGCCGTGCTGACGTTCCTGCTGCTCACCCGCGCGCTGCGGTCGGTCGCCCTTGCCGTGAAGGCGGTGTTGCTCAACCTGCTGTCGGTGGCCGGCGCGTACGGCGTGCTGGTGATGGTCTGGCAGTGGGGCTGGGGAAGCAGCGCGGTGTGGGGCGTCGACGCGACAGGAGCGGTGACGTTCTGGGTCCCCGTCTTCGTCTTCGCGTTCCTGTTCGGTCTGTCGATGGACTACGAGGTGTTCATCCTCGCGCGCATCCGTGAGGAGTACGACCGCACCGGCTCCACCGAGCGTGCGGTGGTGGAGGGGCTCGCCCGCACCGGACGCATCGTCACCAGCGCCGCAGCGATCCTCGCCCTCGCGTTCCTCGCGATGTCAACCGGCCCGCAGACCGACATCAAGATCCTCGCCACCGGCCTCGGCGCCGGCATCCTGCTGGACGCCCTCGTCGTCCGCAGCCTCGTCGTGCCGGCGCTGGTCGCGCTGTTCGGCCACTGGAACTGGTGGCTTCCCGAACGCGTCGCGCGCCGGTTACGACTGCATGACGATTCAGCGCCCAGCGGCCGCGGCGTGAGGGGTACGTCGAGGCAGGTGCTTGATCGTTAACGAGCCACTGTGTTCTGGCGCCGCTGGACAACTCGCCGCTCGCAGCCGGCGTTTTCGGGCGCGCCGTCACCGGAAACTCCTCCCGGCTGGACCCGCGTCAAGGGGCGGCGCAACTGGGTGGCCGACGCGGCCGTCCGGTGCCAGCCTGGCGTGGTGCCGACAGTTCCTCAGGACTACGACGCGGATCCCGCGCGGCGACGGGCTTGGATCGCGCCGCGCGACGTGCACGACATAGTGGCGCCAGAGCTGCTTGGGCCGGTGCTCGATGCCGGCTGCGGGGAAGGGCGGCTGGCAGCGCGCTTGGCACCAACGGTGCGATGGGTGGGTCTCGATCTGTCGCCGGCGCAGCTCGCTCAATGCCCACATCGGCCGGTCGTACGAGCGGACCTACTCCGGCTGCCCTTTGCGGACGAGACGTTCGCCGAGGTGACACACCTGTGGTGCCTGTACCACCTGGAGGACCCGGTTGAGGCGGTTCGCGAAGCAGCTCGAGTGCTGCGTCCGGGGGGTCGCTACTACGCCTGCACAGCAGCCCGCAACAGCGATCCCGAGCTCGTGCCGGAGGGGTATCCGCCGTCTCCGTTCGACGCCGAAGAAGCAGCCGCAATCATCGGCGGGGTCTTCGATGACTTGGACGCTGAGCGGTGGGACGGGCCGTTCTTCCCACTCGTAACCCGCGAAGAGGTGCGCGCCTACTGCAGGCACAACTACATCCCGCTCGAACGCGCGGAACATACGGCACTGCCTCTTTGGCTAACCAAACGGGGAGTACTGGTGCGGGCGACCAAGCGCTGACGACAGCGTGAAGGTGCCGAGTGCGTCGCCTTCGCCCGCGACGAGATCCTTCGAACGGCGCCTGTGCCGATCGCTCGGAGCGCATCAGATCAACTTCGAGGCGTTCGCTGACTCGAAGGCTGGCGGAAGGGTCCCTCGGGACAGCAAGTAGGGAACCGCTACCCGCTTGAAGTGGTGACGTTCGGCACTGGCCGATGGGCGGCCAAGAGGTGAGGCTCGAGTGAGGAGGAAGGGATGCGTCCGATGAAGACACCACTGCTCGCTCTCGCGGTCGTCCTCATGCTGTTCGGAGCGGCCATGCTCATCGCCGACGTTGTCGGCGTTTCAGCGCTTTGGATCGCCATCATCGCCATCGGCATCGCCGTTGTAGTCCTGCAGCAAGTCGGCGGCAGACCGAGTCACCGGTAGGTGCCGTTGTCAGCGGATGGCATCAGTTGCGCAGCTAGGAATGTGAGGACGCGGTCCAGTGCCGCACGGGTGGGGTGCTCGGGCTCATCGACGAGGTCGACGGTGAGCACAGAGTGCGCGCTCTGCGCGATGCCATATCTGTTGCCCGGCGATGAGTCGATCTCGATGCCCTCGAAGGCATCACCGAAGGCCGCGCGCAGGGCCTCGAATCGCTCTGCCGGGCACCCCTTGTCGTTCGTGAACCGAAGTCCCAGTACGCAGAGTCCTTCCCGCGTCCGCTGCTGAACGCGATGTAGGTCGTCTTCATCCAGACCAATCGCGGCCCGGCGGCGGTGGCCGATTGGCGCGGGCAGCGCGGGTTGGCTCATCACTGCCGCCTGCACGGACGGGTCGACTGCGGTGGCCAGAGCGAAGCCGCCGGTGAAGCACATACCGACGACTCCGACACCCACGCCGCCGCACTCCATGAACGCGCGGGCAGCAAGCCCGCGCAGCCAGCTCGCCACCCGGCTCGTCCGGTCCGCGAGCACGGTGAACTCTCGGGAGACGCACACGCGCGCCACCGACCGTCGAATCGCGCTACCAGAGAACGGCTCGCCCGGCTGACCAAACAGCGACGGCAGATAGGTCGTGTAACCAGCACCGATCAGTCGCCGAGCGAACTCCACCACCCCTGGATGGAGGCCCGGCATCTCGTGGATGACGACGACAGCCGGACCTGAGCCCTGCCGGTACACCGGGTGCGTCCGCCCGTCGTGTACGAACGTGAACAGGTCGAAGTCGTCCAGTGCGTTGGGCTCCTCCATACCGACCTCCCGGGGCCATCATGGCGCTAGTGCTGCTTTCGCGGGAGGAGTACGACGCCCTGCAGGAAACAGCGCCTCGTCTACCTCGTAGACGGCGGCGAA includes the following:
- a CDS encoding MMPL family transporter encodes the protein MHRLASAVLRHPRLVVLGWLLLALGGAATASHTIGRFTDTYAMPAQPSYEADQHVLRLFGNGGQQEPIVPVVTAPAGKTLADPQQLALAAGILAAASRHADVRVVDYANTHDRTFLTRDRRSTFALVFTPRNSKQNGQSKLDHTLAAAVRRAAPEGWTVHVTGMRELTNAAPPKKSAGVAAESMIGGLGALVVLVVVFASLLVALPLLVAAISILTTFLLLGGLTALTDVSFIVEYLVALIGLGVAIDYSLLVLTRWREERAAGLDARAAALAATVAAGRAVVFSGLTVAAGLLSLVALNVPFLRSIGYAGMLIPLVSVAVAVTLLPVLLARVGDRLEWPHERREDAVSTTWSRWAAAVYRHKIVAALLGLAVLAALATPLLAIRLGEPRTATLSKQGPARTALDTLTHGGVPSGVLTPLEVLVHGDPAPVETRLRSVSGVHAVVAPATARRAGTALVDVLPAAEAGQHAGKATVTAVRDAVRDDPAVIGVAGVGPSTVDAVHAIYGNFPLMLATIAVLTFLLLTRALRSVALAVKAVLLNLLSVAGAYGVLVMVWQWGWGSSAVWGVDATGAVTFWVPVFVFAFLFGLSMDYEVFILARIREEYDRTGSTERAVVEGLARTGRIVTSAAAILALAFLAMSTGPQTDIKILATGLGAGILLDALVVRSLVVPALVALFGHWNWWLPERVARRLRLHDDSAPSGRGVRGTSRQVLDR
- a CDS encoding dienelactone hydrolase family protein gives rise to the protein MEEPNALDDFDLFTFVHDGRTHPVYRQGSGPAVVVIHEMPGLHPGVVEFARRLIGAGYTTYLPSLFGQPGEPFSGSAIRRSVARVCVSREFTVLADRTSRVASWLRGLAARAFMECGGVGVGVVGMCFTGGFALATAVDPSVQAAVMSQPALPAPIGHRRRAAIGLDEDDLHRVQQRTREGLCVLGLRFTNDKGCPAERFEALRAAFGDAFEGIEIDSSPGNRYGIAQSAHSVLTVDLVDEPEHPTRAALDRVLTFLAAQLMPSADNGTYR
- a CDS encoding class I SAM-dependent methyltransferase, yielding MFWRRWTTRRSQPAFSGAPSPETPPGWTRVKGRRNWVADAAVRCQPGVVPTVPQDYDADPARRRAWIAPRDVHDIVAPELLGPVLDAGCGEGRLAARLAPTVRWVGLDLSPAQLAQCPHRPVVRADLLRLPFADETFAEVTHLWCLYHLEDPVEAVREAARVLRPGGRYYACTAARNSDPELVPEGYPPSPFDAEEAAAIIGGVFDDLDAERWDGPFFPLVTREEVRAYCRHNYIPLERAEHTALPLWLTKRGVLVRATKR